From Draconibacterium halophilum, one genomic window encodes:
- the mbhE gene encoding hydrogen gas-evolving membrane-bound hydrogenase subunit E: MKSYKNLSIFYFYLFLFSGAMLGLVLSGNLIQLFMFWELTSFLSFLLISFFHEKEAARKAAFQSLFITGIGGLVMLAGVVLLGSIVDSYSVSEWVEQSAVIKAHKFYAPGLILIFAGVFTKSAQFPFHFWLPGAMQAPTPVSSYLHSATMVKAGIFLLALLSPVLGGTSFWTYTLSLAGTITMFLGAYFAITQTDIKAILAYTTISSLGVLVLLLGIDTALSVKAAMLFLYVHAFYKATMFMIAGYIDKKTGTRDWRNLGGLVRSMPVTFIVALLALLSMAGLPPMLGFLGKELIYEAKVQAPVIAPYVLVLGVAGNALMIAVALFFLFKVFLGKQKKKVAVSFKNDWAFIISPALLALLSLFFGLFPAVLGKTIVEPALTNILKEAYDVKLKIWHGFNTVFFLSLFTVFLGLSFFVLIYKNNNVLRKWRAANRKFFTIKLVDVFDNSLNGFLTFSKRKTQLVQHGYHRFYILTIFVVASVFLWYQAYVTIGWNLANVFSLKPFYISGLVLIIIISTIFSMFSKSRITTIITMGVTGYGIALLFMYYSAIDLAITQIIVETLVVVMFVLILQRLPLFAKLSSKTSRLRDLVIALAFGLAMTMLALKSINVDFNQPISKYMIENSYTQAFGKNVVNVILVDFRALDTLGEVVVLVVAALGVFVLLKTKKA, translated from the coding sequence ATGAAAAGCTATAAGAACCTAAGTATCTTTTATTTTTATTTGTTTTTATTTAGTGGGGCAATGCTTGGCCTGGTTCTATCCGGAAACCTTATTCAGCTTTTTATGTTCTGGGAGCTAACCAGTTTCTTATCGTTTCTGTTGATTAGCTTTTTTCATGAAAAAGAGGCGGCTCGAAAGGCTGCATTTCAATCCTTATTTATTACCGGTATTGGCGGACTTGTAATGCTTGCCGGGGTCGTTTTATTGGGAAGTATTGTTGACAGCTATTCTGTTTCAGAATGGGTGGAACAATCTGCCGTAATTAAAGCACATAAATTTTATGCTCCCGGATTGATTTTAATTTTCGCAGGTGTCTTTACCAAATCAGCACAATTCCCATTTCATTTTTGGTTGCCAGGTGCTATGCAGGCTCCAACACCTGTAAGTTCTTATTTACATTCGGCAACAATGGTAAAGGCAGGTATCTTTTTATTAGCCTTGCTTAGTCCGGTATTAGGAGGTACATCTTTTTGGACTTATACTTTATCTTTAGCTGGAACCATAACAATGTTTTTAGGCGCTTATTTTGCCATTACCCAAACCGATATTAAAGCAATTTTGGCATACACCACAATTAGTTCTCTTGGTGTTTTGGTTTTGTTACTGGGAATTGATACAGCACTATCTGTAAAGGCTGCCATGCTCTTTCTTTATGTCCATGCTTTTTACAAAGCCACCATGTTTATGATTGCGGGATATATCGATAAAAAGACGGGGACCCGTGATTGGCGCAACCTGGGAGGGCTTGTCAGAAGTATGCCAGTAACATTTATTGTTGCTTTACTGGCCTTGTTATCGATGGCCGGTTTGCCACCTATGCTCGGATTTTTAGGTAAAGAGCTAATTTACGAAGCCAAAGTTCAAGCACCCGTAATTGCACCTTATGTACTTGTGTTAGGTGTAGCAGGAAATGCACTGATGATAGCAGTCGCTTTGTTTTTTCTTTTTAAAGTGTTTTTGGGTAAGCAAAAGAAAAAGGTTGCAGTATCGTTTAAAAACGATTGGGCATTTATAATTAGTCCGGCTTTGTTGGCGTTACTAAGCTTATTTTTTGGACTTTTCCCCGCAGTGCTGGGAAAAACAATTGTTGAACCGGCATTAACCAATATACTCAAAGAAGCCTACGATGTTAAGTTAAAAATTTGGCATGGGTTTAATACCGTTTTCTTTTTAAGTTTATTTACGGTGTTTTTAGGCTTGTCGTTTTTTGTACTTATTTACAAAAATAATAATGTGCTGCGGAAATGGAGAGCTGCCAATCGTAAGTTTTTTACCATAAAATTGGTAGATGTATTTGATAATTCACTGAATGGATTTCTGACCTTTTCTAAACGTAAAACACAACTTGTACAACACGGTTATCACCGCTTCTATATACTTACCATTTTTGTTGTAGCTTCTGTTTTTTTATGGTACCAGGCTTATGTTACCATTGGTTGGAATTTAGCGAATGTATTCTCGCTAAAACCTTTCTATATATCTGGTTTGGTATTAATTATTATTATCAGCACGATTTTTAGTATGTTCTCAAAATCGCGTATTACAACCATTATAACTATGGGGGTAACTGGCTACGGAATTGCGTTACTTTTTATGTATTATAGTGCCATTGATTTGGCGATTACCCAAATTATTGTAGAAACTTTGGTTGTGGTAATGTTTGTATTGATTTTGCAACGCTTGCCACTTTTTGCCAAATTATCATCAAAAACTTCGCGATTAAGAGATTTGGTTATTGCGCTCGCTTTTGGTTTAGCAATGACAATGTTGGCATTAAAGTCGATTAATGTAGATTTTAACCAGCCCATTTCAAAATATATGATTGAAAACAGCTATACTCAGGCTTTTGGTAAAAATGTGGTCAATGTAATTTTAGTTGACTTTAGGGCTTTAGATACTTTAGGAGAGGTGGTAGTACTGGTTGTTGCTGCACTGGGAGTATTTGTATTATTAAAAACGAAAAAAGCATGA